Proteins encoded in a region of the Streptomyces sp. NBC_00258 genome:
- a CDS encoding BTAD domain-containing putative transcriptional regulator, giving the protein MARRTTSNSTGSSPGPRNRTPQPLPRRRRTFGDFLKAFLAFVALLVLLIGVPGALASQIGWPLPSGSPSLDWLQKEISVDTFINTLTVVVWFAWAQFTACVLVEVKAALSGVGLPNRVPGAGPSQLLARQLVAALLLVGATAASFTPGLSQLGQQLDGNQRPAAAAAQQTPGGLLGQQQEQAASTAAALAEQAASAAAHAESGTAAHASDDDTKFYRIQPPEGRHHDSLWEVAERHLGDGRRYKEIYQLNKDRTQPDGSKLSEASLIRPGWIMEMPGDARGGELVEMPDEAPKVSEEVQQQISDYARTGGAGGQQGSGQQGGGSGSLDRDTAHISLPEQRPAPDKGHQQGQDERQGQQGQEHAAPAAGEDGGFGLPQALLGAPLLAAGLLGALGRRRRQALWQSALGAVGGRRGMEPPTPTGAAADAQDALLVGADPEGVRLLDLSLRGLAASLAGESRPLPTVYAAWMSGNGDLHLQLAQPAGKPPAPWQLGQDQTFWMLARADAERYEDVDTAAPYPGLVSLGTMDDSRLLLNLEAVPGIVSLSGREQDRAGVFASVAAELATNGWSDRMTITLVGFGEDLTPLAPNRLRHLDDIEALVETMEAETRQRRGALGAAGHDSVLTGRTGPAQHTRWAPHLVLLAAEPSAEDAVTLAELAADASRLGIGYLVGTQSGDLPGAAWEMEITSEGKLLAPLLGLELDAQLLPVSQQRAVVELFTDADPERDDDRPTTTPPFLVDISEQGRPAVYARLVGPYEIIGLETPDGERSPLLHEALALLLLHREGVHPRVLSSALWPRGVTDDVRDALVERLRTWLGNDPDGTPRLGTDSTGRLKLAKSVVSDLDVLRSLYHEATQGRGANSRAVRGRLLTDALVLVRGPLLAERPAGRYGWLTHEIIDAQLPLLVADIGLALSAFHLEKDRAEKAIEALNAALGSAPGDERLWNELLRATHATGDSDRLKRLAADLVARSGARGLPPRTEALLDELLPTWRSGVAAVG; this is encoded by the coding sequence ATGGCGCGACGTACCACTTCCAACTCGACGGGAAGCTCGCCGGGTCCGAGGAATCGGACGCCGCAGCCCCTGCCTCGGCGGCGCCGTACGTTCGGGGACTTTCTGAAGGCGTTTCTCGCCTTCGTGGCCCTGCTCGTGCTGCTGATCGGGGTGCCCGGGGCGCTGGCCTCGCAGATCGGGTGGCCGCTGCCGAGCGGTTCGCCGAGTCTGGACTGGCTCCAGAAAGAGATCAGCGTCGATACGTTCATCAATACGCTGACCGTCGTCGTCTGGTTCGCCTGGGCCCAGTTCACCGCGTGCGTGCTCGTCGAGGTGAAGGCCGCCCTGTCGGGCGTCGGGCTGCCGAACCGCGTGCCCGGCGCCGGCCCGAGCCAGCTGCTCGCGCGGCAGCTCGTCGCGGCCCTGCTGCTCGTCGGCGCGACCGCCGCGAGCTTCACGCCGGGCCTGTCGCAGCTCGGGCAGCAGCTGGACGGGAACCAGCGGCCGGCCGCCGCGGCCGCGCAGCAGACGCCGGGCGGGCTCCTCGGCCAGCAGCAGGAGCAGGCGGCCTCGACGGCCGCCGCCCTGGCCGAGCAGGCGGCCTCCGCCGCCGCGCACGCCGAGAGCGGGACCGCCGCCCACGCCTCCGACGACGACACGAAGTTCTACCGGATCCAGCCCCCCGAGGGCCGTCACCACGACTCCCTCTGGGAGGTCGCGGAACGCCACCTCGGCGACGGGCGGCGGTACAAGGAGATCTACCAGCTCAACAAGGACCGTACGCAGCCCGACGGTTCGAAGCTCTCCGAGGCCAGCCTCATCCGGCCCGGCTGGATCATGGAGATGCCCGGCGACGCCCGCGGCGGCGAGCTGGTGGAGATGCCCGACGAGGCCCCGAAGGTCTCGGAGGAAGTGCAGCAGCAGATCTCCGACTACGCCAGGACCGGTGGCGCCGGCGGACAGCAGGGGAGCGGTCAGCAGGGCGGCGGCTCCGGGTCCCTCGACCGCGACACCGCCCACATCAGCCTTCCCGAGCAGCGGCCCGCCCCCGACAAGGGGCACCAGCAGGGGCAGGACGAGCGGCAAGGACAGCAGGGGCAGGAGCATGCCGCCCCGGCCGCCGGTGAGGACGGCGGGTTCGGGCTGCCGCAGGCACTGCTCGGCGCGCCCCTTCTCGCCGCCGGTCTCCTCGGCGCCCTCGGCAGGCGCCGGCGTCAGGCGCTGTGGCAGTCCGCCCTCGGTGCCGTCGGCGGGCGGCGCGGCATGGAACCGCCGACGCCCACCGGCGCGGCCGCCGACGCGCAGGACGCGCTGCTGGTGGGGGCCGACCCCGAGGGCGTACGCCTTCTCGACCTCTCCCTGCGCGGGCTCGCCGCGTCGCTCGCGGGCGAGTCCCGGCCGCTGCCGACCGTCTACGCGGCCTGGATGAGCGGCAACGGCGACCTGCACCTCCAGCTCGCCCAGCCCGCCGGAAAGCCGCCGGCGCCCTGGCAGCTCGGGCAGGACCAGACGTTCTGGATGCTCGCGAGGGCAGACGCCGAGCGGTACGAGGACGTCGACACGGCCGCTCCCTACCCCGGCCTCGTCAGCCTCGGCACGATGGACGACTCGCGGCTCCTCCTCAATCTGGAGGCCGTGCCCGGCATCGTCTCACTGAGCGGCCGTGAGCAGGACCGGGCGGGCGTGTTCGCCTCCGTGGCCGCCGAGTTGGCCACCAACGGCTGGTCCGACCGCATGACGATCACCCTCGTCGGCTTCGGCGAGGACCTCACTCCTCTCGCGCCCAACCGGCTCCGCCACCTCGACGACATCGAGGCGCTCGTGGAGACCATGGAGGCGGAGACGCGGCAGCGGCGCGGCGCGCTGGGTGCCGCAGGGCACGACTCGGTCCTGACCGGGCGTACGGGCCCTGCCCAGCACACCCGTTGGGCCCCGCACCTCGTGCTGCTCGCCGCCGAGCCGTCCGCCGAGGACGCCGTCACGCTCGCCGAACTGGCCGCCGACGCGAGCCGGTTGGGCATCGGGTACCTCGTCGGCACGCAGTCGGGCGATCTGCCCGGTGCCGCCTGGGAGATGGAGATCACCAGCGAGGGCAAGCTCCTCGCGCCGCTCCTCGGGCTCGAACTCGACGCGCAGCTCCTGCCGGTGTCCCAGCAGCGGGCCGTCGTCGAGCTGTTCACCGACGCCGACCCCGAGCGCGACGACGACCGCCCCACCACCACCCCGCCGTTCCTCGTCGACATCAGCGAGCAGGGGCGTCCCGCGGTGTACGCGCGGCTCGTCGGCCCGTACGAGATCATCGGCCTCGAAACGCCGGACGGTGAGCGCAGCCCGCTGCTGCACGAGGCGTTGGCGCTGCTGCTTCTGCACCGCGAGGGTGTGCATCCGCGGGTGCTGTCCTCCGCGCTGTGGCCGCGCGGCGTCACGGACGACGTGCGGGACGCGCTCGTCGAGCGGCTGCGCACCTGGCTCGGCAACGACCCGGACGGTACGCCGCGACTCGGCACCGACTCGACCGGGCGGCTCAAGCTCGCCAAGTCCGTGGTGTCCGACCTGGATGTGCTGCGGTCGCTGTACCACGAGGCCACGCAGGGGCGGGGCGCCAACAGCCGTGCCGTGCGCGGGCGTCTGCTGACCGATGCGCTGGTGCTGGTGCGGGGACCGTTGCTGGCCGAGCGGCCCGCGGGGCGGTACGGGTGGCTGACCCACGAGATCATCGACGCACAACTGCCGCTGCTCGTCGCGGACATCGGGCTCGCCCTGTCCGCGTTCCACCTGGAGAAGGACCGGGCGGAGAAGGCGATCGAGGCGCTGAACGCGGCGCTCGGCTCCGCGCCGGGCGATGAGCGGCTGTGGAACGAGTTGCTTCGGGCCACGCATGCCACCGGTGACAGTGATCGCCTCAAGAGGCTTGCTGCGGATCTGGTGGCGCGGAGCGGGGCACGTGGGCTGCCGCCCAGGACCGAGGCCCTGCTGGACGAGCTGCTGCCGACCTGGCGCAGCGGCGTGGCCGCCGTGGGATGA
- a CDS encoding prepilin peptidase, which translates to MNGLQPIDLLMIVGAALWGGAIGVFIPRPAYRFSVAPDEPWQTRCPEGHHIGGWVGPARCRECGGRTYGPSTPLVALAAALVCAALAAATGTRPELGVWLLLAPLGVLLAVVDFTVQRLPDVLTLSLAGAALVLLAGAAAAPENAGDWLTALYGGLALGGGYFVLFLINPNGMGFGDVKLALGLGAVLGWYGWGALLLGTFAGFLFGGLYGLGLVVVRRAGRKTSMPFGPFLIAGAFVGLLIGAYAA; encoded by the coding sequence ATGAACGGCCTCCAACCGATCGACCTGTTGATGATCGTCGGCGCCGCCCTCTGGGGCGGCGCCATCGGCGTGTTCATCCCTCGCCCTGCCTATCGCTTCTCCGTCGCCCCCGACGAGCCGTGGCAGACGCGGTGTCCCGAAGGGCACCACATCGGCGGCTGGGTCGGGCCGGCCCGATGTCGGGAGTGTGGAGGGCGGACGTACGGGCCCAGCACCCCCCTCGTCGCCCTCGCGGCCGCGCTCGTGTGCGCGGCGCTTGCGGCAGCGACCGGTACCCGGCCCGAGCTGGGCGTCTGGCTGTTGCTCGCGCCGCTCGGCGTGCTGCTCGCCGTCGTGGACTTCACCGTGCAGCGGCTGCCGGACGTGCTGACGCTGTCGCTCGCGGGAGCGGCCCTGGTCCTGCTTGCGGGGGCCGCCGCCGCGCCCGAGAACGCCGGGGACTGGCTGACCGCGCTGTACGGAGGCCTCGCCCTCGGCGGCGGCTACTTCGTCCTCTTCCTCATCAACCCCAACGGCATGGGCTTCGGCGACGTGAAGCTCGCGCTCGGGCTCGGGGCCGTCCTCGGCTGGTACGGCTGGGGAGCCCTGCTGCTGGGCACCTTCGCCGGGTTCCTGTTCGGCGGGCTGTACGGGCTGGGGCTCGTCGTCGTCCGCAGGGCCGGGCGCAAGACCTCCATGCCCTTCGGGCCCTTCCTGATCGCGGGCGCCTTTGTGGGTCTGCTCATCGGGGCGTACGCGGCCTGA
- the mqnC gene encoding cyclic dehypoxanthinyl futalosine synthase yields the protein MTEKADLQSVLDRAAEGGRITPEEALDLYRDAPLHALGAAADAVRRRRYAGTEHIATYIIERNINYTNVCVTACKFCAFYAPPKDTAKGWTRDLDDILRRCAETVELGGTQIMFQGGHHPDFGVEYYEEHFAAIKAAYPQLVIHSLGASEVEHMARISKVSAEEAIQRIHAAGLDSFAGAGAELLPARPRKAIAPLKESGERWLEIMEAAHNLGVESTSTMLMGTGETNAERIEHLRMIRDVQDRTGGFRAFIPYTYQPENNHLKGRTQATLFEYLRMIAIARLFMDNIAHIQGSWLTTGKEVGQLSLHYGADDLGSIMLEENVVSSAGAKHRSNRMEIIDLIRKAGRVPAQRATTYEHLVVHDDPANDPVDERVQSHISSTAIEGGTAHPELKLLASN from the coding sequence GTGACCGAGAAGGCCGACCTCCAGTCCGTCCTCGACCGTGCCGCCGAGGGTGGGCGGATCACCCCGGAAGAGGCGCTCGACCTCTACCGCGACGCCCCGCTGCACGCGCTGGGCGCCGCCGCCGACGCCGTACGCCGCCGTCGGTACGCCGGTACGGAGCACATCGCGACGTACATCATCGAGCGCAACATCAACTACACGAACGTCTGCGTCACGGCGTGCAAGTTCTGCGCCTTCTACGCGCCGCCGAAGGACACCGCCAAGGGCTGGACGCGGGATCTGGACGACATCCTGCGCCGCTGCGCGGAGACCGTCGAGCTCGGCGGGACGCAGATCATGTTCCAGGGCGGGCACCACCCGGACTTCGGCGTCGAGTACTACGAGGAGCACTTCGCCGCGATCAAGGCCGCCTACCCGCAGCTCGTCATCCACAGCCTGGGGGCGAGCGAGGTCGAGCACATGGCCCGTATCTCCAAGGTCTCCGCCGAGGAGGCGATCCAGCGCATTCACGCCGCCGGTCTCGACTCCTTCGCCGGTGCCGGTGCCGAACTGCTGCCCGCGCGGCCCCGCAAGGCCATCGCCCCGCTGAAGGAGAGCGGCGAGCGCTGGCTGGAGATCATGGAGGCCGCGCACAACCTCGGTGTGGAGTCCACGTCCACCATGCTCATGGGTACCGGCGAGACCAACGCCGAGCGCATCGAGCACCTGCGGATGATCCGTGACGTGCAGGACCGGACGGGCGGCTTCCGCGCCTTCATCCCGTACACGTACCAGCCCGAGAACAACCACCTCAAGGGCCGTACGCAGGCCACGCTCTTCGAGTACCTGCGGATGATCGCCATCGCGCGGCTCTTCATGGACAACATCGCCCACATCCAGGGCTCCTGGCTGACGACGGGCAAGGAGGTCGGCCAGCTCTCCCTGCACTACGGCGCCGACGACCTCGGCTCGATCATGCTGGAGGAGAACGTCGTGTCCTCGGCCGGTGCCAAGCACCGCTCCAACCGCATGGAGATCATCGACCTGATCCGCAAGGCCGGCCGCGTCCCGGCACAGCGGGCCACGACGTACGAGCACCTCGTCGTCCACGACGACCCGGCGAACGACCCGGTCGACGAGCGGGTCCAGTCCCACATCTCCTCGACGGCGATCGAGGGCGGCACGGCCCACCCGGAGCTGAAGCTCCTCGCCTCCAACTAG
- a CDS encoding imidazolonepropionase-like domain-containing protein yields the protein MLTIHVADELRYAWDDPDPVKDGAVAVEGDRIAATGSLAGLQERFPGARVRRWPGVLGPGRVLEGPLPDAPTPRERVHAVLKLGAVAVLEQYADTAELRAAAGRNDVAVLARVRPAAIVAGGRADLAVFDEDGACVATVCGGRLVHRRR from the coding sequence GTGCTGACGATTCACGTCGCTGACGAGTTGCGGTACGCCTGGGACGACCCCGATCCGGTCAAGGACGGGGCCGTCGCCGTGGAGGGCGACCGGATCGCCGCGACGGGCTCGCTGGCCGGCCTTCAGGAACGCTTCCCGGGTGCGCGTGTGCGGCGGTGGCCCGGCGTCCTCGGGCCGGGCCGCGTCCTTGAGGGCCCGCTCCCGGATGCTCCGACGCCACGCGAACGGGTGCACGCGGTGCTGAAGTTGGGTGCGGTGGCGGTTCTGGAGCAGTACGCCGACACGGCCGAGCTGAGGGCAGCGGCCGGGCGCAATGACGTGGCCGTACTGGCCCGGGTCCGTCCCGCGGCGATCGTGGCCGGGGGCCGGGCCGATCTCGCGGTCTTCGACGAGGACGGGGCGTGCGTGGCGACCGTGTGCGGGGGGCGCCTTGTGCACAGGCGCCGTTGA
- a CDS encoding chitinase produces MRSFLKPTAGFVCLAALTCAGCSSEPDSESSSSSSSQPSAAGAGAASESPSASASAESAATAYAPYVSATSASDNDSAGSPATYNLAFVIAGGSGCTPEWNGTTAIGDSAVKSRISALKESGGTVRVSFGGASGKELASTCDSAPELAEAYGAALDAAGATEADFDIEGKQLTDSDSVALRSEAIALLQKERSDLAVTFTLPVMPSGLDDDSLALLESANDNGVQVSTVNIMTMNYGSSYDEDMGDYAETSAEAAHDQLEDVFGLSDAGAWKGLALTSMIGVNDVDNETFSLSDAVQVRSFAEEKGIAWVSMWSTFRDQQCEGDDAASDDAATNCSGVDQEAGDFAEAFTG; encoded by the coding sequence ATGCGGAGTTTCCTCAAGCCGACTGCCGGGTTCGTCTGTCTGGCGGCCCTGACCTGCGCCGGGTGCTCCTCGGAACCGGACTCGGAGTCGTCGTCATCGTCGTCCTCACAGCCGTCGGCGGCGGGGGCGGGGGCGGCCTCGGAGTCGCCATCGGCCTCGGCCTCGGCGGAGTCGGCCGCCACCGCGTACGCCCCGTACGTCAGCGCCACCAGCGCCTCCGACAACGACTCGGCCGGCTCCCCGGCCACGTACAACCTGGCCTTCGTCATCGCGGGCGGCAGCGGCTGCACGCCGGAGTGGAACGGCACGACGGCCATCGGCGACTCGGCCGTCAAGTCCCGTATATCGGCGCTCAAGGAGTCCGGTGGCACCGTGCGCGTCTCCTTCGGCGGCGCCTCCGGCAAGGAACTCGCCTCTACCTGCGACAGCGCCCCCGAACTGGCCGAGGCCTACGGGGCAGCGCTCGACGCCGCAGGGGCCACGGAGGCCGACTTCGACATCGAGGGCAAGCAGTTGACCGACTCCGACTCGGTCGCGCTGCGCTCCGAAGCCATCGCCCTGCTCCAGAAGGAGCGCTCCGACCTGGCGGTCACCTTCACCCTGCCCGTGATGCCGTCCGGGCTCGACGACGACAGCCTGGCGCTGCTGGAGTCCGCCAACGACAACGGCGTCCAGGTCTCCACGGTCAACATCATGACCATGAACTACGGCAGTTCGTACGACGAGGACATGGGCGACTACGCGGAGACGTCGGCCGAGGCCGCCCACGACCAACTGGAGGACGTCTTCGGGCTGTCGGACGCCGGGGCCTGGAAGGGGCTCGCCCTCACCTCGATGATCGGCGTCAACGACGTGGACAACGAGACGTTCTCCCTGTCCGACGCGGTGCAGGTTCGCTCGTTCGCGGAGGAGAAGGGGATCGCGTGGGTGTCGATGTGGTCGACGTTCCGGGACCAGCAGTGTGAAGGTGACGATGCGGCTTCGGATGACGCGGCGACGAATTGCAGTGGGGTTGACCAGGAGGCCGGGGATTTCGCCGAAGCGTTCACCGGGTGA
- a CDS encoding bifunctional polysaccharide deacetylase/glycosyltransferase family 2 protein, with translation MATTTPSRGRRRAPSRMTRAAGKAAALQKPRVILALLLLLALTSVMLLDGYLRAEVGGDERVRSNASSSKVPDKVLDGGPILSFRGGEARSQSVPEKTIALTFDDGPNPTWTPQILKILEANDVPGTFFVVGSMVSRYPSIVKDLVDQGNEIGIHTFTHVDLSYQSDDRITREMDQTQLALAGAAGITTTLFRAPYSSEADAIDNYSWPVYKKLGEEGYTSVFVDTDSDDWKRPGVSKIIKWATPSKNKGASVLFHDAGGERSQTVKALGTYIKKMKAKGYTFTTISGAIQQTESANREAGTGTGSGAEAGATADANQQGSGQNGQQPGGEQAGGQAPGGQQGQQPGQSGQLGQAGGANSLQAAHRAATGTTLYEGKALVAAVAVAEWTVPGLATGLAVVGVAVMGRFGMMLILARRHYRQRNKRRFSWGTPITRPVSVIVPAYNEKECIANTLRSLARSTHPIEIIVVDDGSTDDTSEIARSAAESFGMTNVRVIRQENAGKPAALNNGVRSASYDIVVMMDGDTVFEADTVRQLVQPFADPGVGAVAGNAKVGNRDTIIGAWQHIEYVMGFNLDRRMYDLLRCMPTIPGAIGAFRREAVLAVGGMSEDTLAEDTDITIAMHRQGWRVVYQEHAKAWTEAPGSLKQLWSQRYRWSYGTMQALWKHRKSLTDKGPSGRFGRVGMPLVVIFQIVTPVFAPLIDVFTLYSMIFIDFKAALLAWLAVLCVQLVCAAYAFRLDREKYRYLLMMPLQQLAYRQMMYLVLIHSCITALTGGRLRWQKLKRTGEVGTPAGVGR, from the coding sequence ATGGCTACTACGACGCCCTCGCGCGGCCGCAGGCGCGCCCCGTCCCGGATGACACGGGCCGCGGGCAAGGCCGCGGCGCTGCAGAAACCGCGTGTCATCCTCGCCCTGCTGCTCCTTCTCGCACTCACCAGCGTGATGCTGCTCGACGGCTATCTGCGCGCCGAGGTCGGCGGCGACGAGCGCGTACGCAGCAACGCCAGCTCCAGCAAGGTCCCCGACAAGGTCCTCGACGGCGGGCCGATCCTCTCCTTCCGGGGCGGAGAGGCCCGGAGCCAGTCCGTCCCCGAGAAGACCATCGCGCTCACCTTCGACGACGGCCCCAACCCCACCTGGACTCCCCAGATCCTGAAGATCCTGGAGGCGAACGACGTCCCGGGCACGTTCTTCGTGGTCGGCTCGATGGTGTCCCGCTATCCGAGCATCGTGAAGGACCTGGTGGACCAGGGCAACGAGATCGGCATCCACACCTTCACGCACGTCGACCTGTCGTACCAGAGCGACGACCGGATCACCCGTGAGATGGACCAGACGCAGCTCGCGCTCGCGGGCGCGGCGGGCATCACGACCACGCTGTTCCGTGCCCCGTACTCCTCCGAGGCGGACGCCATCGACAACTACAGCTGGCCCGTCTACAAGAAGCTGGGTGAGGAGGGCTACACCAGCGTCTTCGTCGACACCGACAGCGACGACTGGAAGCGCCCGGGCGTCTCGAAGATCATCAAGTGGGCCACGCCGTCCAAGAACAAGGGCGCCTCGGTCCTCTTCCACGACGCGGGCGGCGAGCGCTCGCAGACGGTCAAGGCGCTCGGGACGTACATCAAGAAAATGAAGGCGAAGGGCTACACCTTCACCACCATCAGCGGTGCCATCCAGCAGACGGAGAGCGCGAACCGAGAGGCCGGCACGGGTACGGGCTCCGGCGCGGAGGCCGGTGCGACGGCGGACGCGAACCAGCAGGGGAGCGGCCAGAACGGTCAGCAGCCCGGCGGTGAGCAGGCGGGCGGTCAGGCCCCCGGCGGCCAACAGGGTCAACAGCCCGGACAGTCCGGTCAGTTGGGCCAGGCCGGGGGAGCCAACAGCCTCCAGGCCGCCCACCGCGCCGCCACCGGCACCACCCTCTACGAAGGCAAGGCCCTCGTCGCGGCCGTCGCCGTCGCCGAGTGGACCGTACCGGGGCTCGCGACCGGGCTCGCCGTCGTCGGCGTCGCCGTCATGGGCCGCTTCGGGATGATGCTGATCCTCGCGCGCAGGCACTACCGGCAGCGCAACAAGCGCCGGTTCAGCTGGGGCACGCCCATCACCCGTCCCGTCAGCGTGATCGTGCCCGCGTACAACGAGAAGGAGTGCATCGCCAACACCCTCAGGTCGCTGGCGCGGAGCACGCATCCGATCGAGATCATCGTGGTCGACGACGGGTCGACGGACGACACGTCCGAGATCGCGCGGAGCGCGGCCGAGTCCTTCGGCATGACGAACGTCCGGGTCATCCGCCAGGAGAACGCGGGCAAGCCGGCCGCCCTCAACAACGGTGTACGCAGCGCCAGTTACGACATCGTCGTGATGATGGACGGCGACACGGTCTTCGAGGCGGACACCGTACGGCAGTTGGTGCAGCCCTTCGCCGACCCCGGGGTCGGCGCGGTCGCGGGCAACGCCAAGGTAGGCAACCGCGACACGATCATCGGCGCCTGGCAGCACATCGAGTACGTGATGGGTTTCAACCTCGACCGCCGCATGTACGACCTGCTGCGCTGCATGCCCACCATCCCGGGCGCGATCGGCGCGTTCCGCCGGGAGGCCGTGCTCGCGGTCGGCGGGATGAGCGAGGACACGCTCGCCGAGGACACCGACATCACCATCGCCATGCACCGGCAGGGCTGGCGGGTCGTCTACCAGGAGCACGCCAAGGCCTGGACGGAGGCGCCGGGTTCGCTGAAACAGCTCTGGTCGCAGCGCTACCGCTGGTCGTACGGGACGATGCAGGCGCTGTGGAAGCACCGCAAGTCCCTTACGGACAAGGGTCCTTCGGGCCGCTTCGGCCGGGTCGGCATGCCGCTGGTCGTCATCTTCCAGATCGTCACGCCGGTCTTCGCCCCGCTCATCGACGTGTTCACCCTCTATTCGATGATCTTCATCGACTTCAAGGCGGCCCTGCTCGCCTGGCTGGCCGTCCTCTGCGTCCAACTCGTCTGCGCCGCCTACGCGTTCCGGCTCGACCGGGAGAAGTACCGCTACCTGCTGATGATGCCGCTGCAGCAGCTCGCGTACCGGCAGATGATGTACCTCGTCCTCATCCACTCCTGCATCACCGCCCTCACCGGCGGCCGCCTGCGCTGGCAGAAACTGAAGCGCACGGGCGAGGTCGGCACACCGGCGGGGGTCGGCCGATGA
- a CDS encoding acyltransferase family protein: MSWGTDQPGHPQEHPQQPQGYGYGYGQQQQLYGQPQYGGTPYPQQYVGHDQQGYAGEYVQEQASADYPAHPAPGPEPEPEPAPVPYAPPKPAVRDRYFDTLRAVALVRVVTYHTFGWAWAGMVFPSMGIMFALAGTLMAMSLERPALKVIRSRIRRLLPPFWFWGFFVVVAMLIHDWMPGWQIVYWIVPLGDPPGNAWGEQAWEILWYLRTYLWFVLLSPLLLRVFRLAPVTVLVLSLAPILVVHFLWEPPDNRFGSALTDLATFLFCWILGFAHRDGVLQRLKPFAVVVLSLAAIGYGGWYAFTHQAETGSYDLDDIPLAQAFWSAGFVTLLMYAKAHFRIDFAGPARFRRLDRIVTIFNARAVTLYLWHEIALILAVPLIDRFWDVPAFETYLPLESQWFMFGIGWLLIAVFILLCGWVEDVAAKKKPRLLP, encoded by the coding sequence ATGAGCTGGGGGACGGACCAGCCGGGCCACCCGCAGGAGCATCCACAGCAACCACAGGGCTATGGCTACGGGTACGGCCAGCAGCAACAGCTGTACGGACAGCCGCAGTACGGTGGCACGCCGTACCCCCAGCAGTACGTCGGCCACGACCAGCAGGGGTACGCAGGGGAGTACGTACAGGAGCAGGCGTCGGCGGACTACCCGGCGCACCCCGCGCCGGGGCCGGAGCCGGAGCCCGAACCGGCCCCGGTCCCGTACGCGCCGCCGAAACCCGCCGTCCGGGACCGCTACTTCGACACCCTGCGCGCGGTCGCCCTCGTCCGCGTCGTCACTTACCACACCTTCGGCTGGGCCTGGGCGGGCATGGTCTTCCCCTCCATGGGGATCATGTTCGCGCTGGCCGGCACGCTGATGGCGATGTCGCTGGAGCGGCCCGCCCTCAAGGTGATCAGGAGCCGGATCCGCCGGCTTCTGCCGCCCTTCTGGTTCTGGGGCTTCTTCGTCGTGGTCGCGATGCTGATCCACGACTGGATGCCCGGCTGGCAGATCGTCTACTGGATCGTTCCGCTCGGCGACCCGCCGGGCAACGCGTGGGGCGAGCAGGCCTGGGAGATCCTTTGGTACCTGCGGACGTACCTGTGGTTCGTCCTGCTCTCGCCCCTTCTCCTGAGGGTGTTCCGCCTGGCCCCGGTCACGGTCCTCGTCCTCTCCCTCGCCCCGATCCTGGTCGTCCACTTCCTGTGGGAGCCGCCGGACAACCGCTTCGGCAGCGCGCTCACCGACCTGGCCACCTTCCTCTTCTGCTGGATCCTCGGCTTCGCGCACCGCGACGGCGTCCTGCAGCGGCTGAAGCCGTTCGCCGTCGTCGTCCTCTCGCTCGCCGCGATCGGCTACGGCGGCTGGTACGCCTTCACGCACCAGGCCGAGACGGGCTCGTACGACCTCGACGACATCCCGCTCGCACAGGCCTTCTGGTCGGCGGGGTTCGTGACGCTCCTGATGTACGCGAAGGCACACTTCCGGATCGACTTCGCCGGGCCGGCCCGCTTCAGGCGCCTCGACCGGATCGTGACGATCTTCAACGCCCGAGCCGTGACCCTCTACCTCTGGCACGAGATCGCGCTGATCCTGGCCGTCCCGTTGATCGACCGGTTCTGGGACGTGCCGGCCTTCGAGACGTATCTGCCGCTGGAGAGCCAGTGGTTCATGTTCGGCATCGGCTGGCTCCTCATCGCCGTGTTCATCCTGCTCTGCGGGTGGGTGGAGGACGTGGCGGCGAAGAAGAAACCGAGGCTGCTGCCCTGA
- a CDS encoding demethylmenaquinone methyltransferase yields MTRASLNKQPHEVASMFDDVAERYDLTNDVLSLGQDRVWRKEVAKAVDARPAQKILDLAAGTATSSLPFARTGAYVVPCDFSLGMLRVGKKNHPWLPLTAGDATKLPFKDDTFDAVTISFGLRNVQDTDTALRELHRVTKPGGRVVICEFSHPTWAPFRTVYTEYLMRALPPVARAVSSNPDAYVYLAESIRDWPDQPALAERLTKAGWSKVAWRNLTGGVVALHRGYKQAP; encoded by the coding sequence GTGACCCGCGCATCCCTGAACAAGCAGCCGCACGAAGTCGCCTCGATGTTCGACGACGTGGCGGAACGCTACGACCTGACGAACGACGTGCTGTCGCTCGGCCAGGACCGGGTGTGGCGCAAGGAGGTCGCGAAGGCGGTCGACGCGCGGCCCGCGCAGAAGATCCTCGACCTCGCCGCGGGCACCGCCACCTCGTCGCTGCCCTTCGCGCGCACGGGTGCGTACGTCGTCCCCTGCGACTTCTCCCTCGGGATGCTCAGGGTCGGCAAGAAGAACCACCCCTGGCTGCCGCTCACGGCGGGCGACGCGACGAAGCTGCCGTTCAAGGACGACACGTTCGACGCGGTGACGATCTCCTTCGGCCTGCGGAACGTGCAGGACACGGACACCGCGCTGCGCGAGCTGCACCGGGTGACCAAGCCCGGCGGACGCGTCGTGATCTGCGAGTTCTCGCATCCGACCTGGGCGCCGTTCCGCACGGTCTACACCGAGTACCTGATGCGCGCCCTCCCGCCGGTGGCCCGCGCGGTCTCCTCCAACCCCGACGCGTACGTCTACCTCGCCGAGTCCATCCGCGACTGGCCCGACCAGCCCGCCCTCGCCGAACGCCTCACCAAGGCGGGTTGGTCAAAGGTCGCCTGGCGCAACCTGACGGGCGGGGTCGTGGCGCTGCACAGGGGTTACAAGCAGGCCCCGTAA